The sequence ATCTTGCCGCCGGCGGCTTCTACCCTATCCAGTACGTTTTGTACATCGGGGTTGGCATTTAAATAAATCAGCGGGCCTTTATCTTCAGACGGGGTGTGGAAGCCGCCGCTGTCGCAAATGCAGCCGCCTACCTGGGTCATCATATCCGTGACGGGGAACATGCGCATCTTCATTTGCTCCATGTCCATCGGGATCAGGTTGGTTTCAAAAATAGCTTCGTAAAATTTCTGGGCGCGGTCAATGTCGGTAGCCGGTATTTCAAACCAGCTGATGGCGTTGTCAAAAGTCATATCGTTAGGATTTTTAGTTTGATCTAAAGGTAGCAAAACGGCATCGATTTATACAATCCCCCTTAAAGGGTGGGAGTCGTATTTTACCACACATTTGTTGATAATTGCGATGCTTTTAGCCACGTCATAGCGAGAAGCTTAGCGACGTAGCTATCCCCGACATACAAAGCAGACCTGGTTATGGGGATAGCCACGCTACGCTCGCTATGACGGGGTAGTGATGTAATGACAGCATAGCGTAATGACTCAATAACCTACCCGTGCCGCCTCCCAGCCTATCATCGCCGTTTTACGGGTAGTTCCCCAATGGTACTGCCCAAAATCACCGGTCGAGCGGATCACTCGATGACAGGGGATCAGGAAGGCTACGGGGTTGCTGCCCACCGCGCTGCCCACTGCCCTTGATGCGTTTGGCGAATGGATGCTTTGGGCGATGCTGCCATAGTCGGTTAATCCGCCCATTGGTATCCTTAACAAGGCTTCCCAAACCTTTAACTGGAATGCAGTGCCCTTCAGGTGCAGCTTAACCTGGTTCAGTTTGCTCCAGTCCTGCGTAAAAATATAGAGGGCATTTTGCTGGATAGTGTCCACCACCTGGCTGTAACCCGCGTTGGGGAATTGCTCAGATAATAGTTCAAAGGCTTCGTCCTGCTCATCGGCGAAGGCCATATAGCAAATGCCTTTCGGGGTCGATGCGATCAATATCTGCCCGAACGGTGTTTCGGCGAAGCTGTAGTTAATGTACAGCGATTGGCCGCCGTTCTTATACTCGGCCGGGGTCATGCCCTCGATGTTCATAAACAGATCGTGCAGGCGGCCGGTGCCGGATAGACCGGTCTCGAATGCAGTATCGGCCAAGGTGGCCTGGTTCTGCTTCAGCATGTTTTTGGCGTGATCGATGCTGAGGTATTGCAAAAACTTTTTGGGACTGATACCCGCCCAATCACTAAACATCCGTTGAAAATG comes from Mucilaginibacter mali and encodes:
- a CDS encoding VOC family protein; translated protein: MTFDNAISWFEIPATDIDRAQKFYEAIFETNLIPMDMEQMKMRMFPVTDMMTQVGGCICDSGGFHTPSEDKGPLIYLNANPDVQNVLDRVEAAGGKIMVPKTEISPEYGYMGVFIDSEGNRIGLHSIPQM
- a CDS encoding bifunctional helix-turn-helix domain-containing protein/methylated-DNA--[protein]-cysteine S-methyltransferase, with amino-acid sequence METQQTINYQRIAEAITYLKDNFKTQPNLDEVAEKVHISPFHFQRMFSDWAGISPKKFLQYLSIDHAKNMLKQNQATLADTAFETGLSGTGRLHDLFMNIEGMTPAEYKNGGQSLYINYSFAETPFGQILIASTPKGICYMAFADEQDEAFELLSEQFPNAGYSQVVDTIQQNALYIFTQDWSKLNQVKLHLKGTAFQLKVWEALLRIPMGGLTDYGSIAQSIHSPNASRAVGSAVGSNPVAFLIPCHRVIRSTGDFGQYHWGTTRKTAMIGWEAARVGY